TCAACAACGAAATGTTAGCCATCAGACTGTTTGTAGTTACCGGGATACGTTTCGTTTGTTTCTTCGCTTTGCCGAGCAGCAGCTTGGAAAATCTGCTGCAAAAATGGATTTAGTCGATATTAATGCTTCTTTGGTCCTCGCATTTCTTGATGACCTGGAATCGCAACGGCATAACTGCATCCGTAGCAGAAACGCTCGATTAGCAGCCATTCGCAGCTTTATGCATTATTCAGCTTTGCTGAAACCAGAAGCACTGGCTGTAATACAGCAAGTATTGGCTATCCCTCTGAAGCGTTTTGATCGCCCATTGGTCAAATATCTTACCCAAATGGAAATGCAGGCTATTCTGGAAGCCCCTGATCTCCTCTCCTGGAGTGGGCAACGCGATCAGGTACTACTGGCTACCCTTTATAACTCTGGCGGCCGTGTCTCTGAAATTATTGAGCTCCGACGTGCA
The window above is part of the Desulfotignum balticum DSM 7044 genome. Proteins encoded here:
- a CDS encoding tyrosine-type recombinase/integrase; protein product: MKGALITSDLARLLQAFFCQRLIQQRNVSHQTVCSYRDTFRLFLRFAEQQLGKSAAKMDLVDINASLVLAFLDDLESQRHNCIRSRNARLAAIRSFMHYSALLKPEALAVIQQVLAIPLKRFDRPLVKYLTQMEMQAILEAPDLLSWSGQRDQVLLATLYNSGGRVSEIIELRRANFDKNSWQAVCLHGKGRKKRVIPLWKRTTNLLKTWSAKIGLDPQQPIFP